The following coding sequences lie in one Populus nigra chromosome 15, ddPopNigr1.1, whole genome shotgun sequence genomic window:
- the LOC133674108 gene encoding protein ALP1-like, with protein MKSTPEFTFLSVKHFIKHLSFFFSHSNLSVLYCTVMEISPFPFLNQEEISHLYSSLFQDMDNNSLTSNDNINANLKRRRKDGEDDEDKLGGLRKAKNNNNSLMSDILTSLILLDEEEKQEHQQWAIESQHDKAAFDWNHKRKLEAMNDYHSHLQTHFSDLDEMDSSGTKRHGRCASLTAAAVAVAVTETAQASSEQSGSGGGSGQQRRLWVKDRSKDWWEKCNHPDFPEEEFRKAFRMSKATFDMICVELDSVVTKKNTMLRDAIPVRQRVAVCIWRLATGEPLRLVSKRFGLGISTCHKLVLEVCSAIRNVLMPKFLKWPNEDKLKMIKGEFESMSGIPNVVGSMYTTHVPIIAPKINVAAYYNKRHTERNQKTSYSMTVQGVVSPKGVFTDVCIGYPGSMPDDRVLEESALFKRANRGALKNVCIVGNSGHPLMDWVLVPYTHQNLTWTQHAFNEKIGEIQRVSKEAFARLKGRWSCLQKRTEVKLQDLPVVLGACCVLHNICEMRNEEMGPELKFDIFDDDMIPENSLRSAGAIQARDHIAHNLLHHGLAGTSFL; from the coding sequence ATGAAATCAACACCTGAGTTTACTTTTCTCTCAGTGAAGCATTTTATCAAACACTTAAGTTTTTTCTTCTCGCATTCAAATCTCTCTGTACTGTACTGTACTGTAATGGAAATCTCTCCTTTCCCATTTCTTAATCAAGAAGAGATTTCACATTTATACAGTAGTCTTTTCCAGGATATGGATAACAACAGCTTGACTAGCAACGACAACATCAACGCTAATTTAAAGAGGCGAAGAAAGGATggtgaagatgatgaagataaGCTAGGAGGATTGAGGAAAgccaagaataataataattcattaatGAGCGATATACTCACTTCTCTTATTTTATTGGATGAGGAGGAAAAACAAGAACACCAACAGTGGGCTATCGAGTCTCAACACGATAAGGCGGCTTTCGATTGGAATCATAAGCGAAAACTTGAAGCAATGAATGACTATCACTCCCATCTTCAGACCCATTTTTCTGATTTAGACGAAATGGATAGTTCAGGAACTAAACGCCATGGCCGTTGTGCTTCGTTGACGGCTGCTGCTGTTGCCGTTGCCGTTACTGAAACTGCTCAAGCTTCAAGTGAGCAAAGTGGGTCTGGAGGAGGGTCAGGTCAGCAGCGGCGTTTATGGGTGAAGGACAGGTCAAAAGATTGGTGGGAGAAGTGTAACCACCCGGATTTTCCGGAGGAGGAGTTCCGGAAAGCGTTTCGGATGAGCAAGGCCACGTTTGATATGATTTGCGTGGAGTTGGATTCTGTTGTGACCAAGAAAAACACAATGTTGCGCGATGCCATTCCGGTTCGCCAACGCGTTGCTGTTTGTATCTGGAGGCTTGCTACCGGTGAACCTTTGAGGCTTGTGTCAAAGCGGTTTGGATTGGGGATCTCTACTTGTCATAAGCTGGTTCTTGAAGTTTGTTCCGCCATAAGGAATGTTTTAATGCCTAAATTCCTTAAATGGCCCAATGAGGATAAATTGAAGATGATCAAGGGAGAGTTTGAATCAATGTCTGGGATACCCAATGTTGTTGGATCAATGTACACTACTCATGTGCCAATAATTGCTCCCAAAATTAATGTGGCAGCTTATTACAACAAGAGGCATACTGAGAGGAATCAGAAGACATCTTATTCAATGACAGTTCAGGGAGTTGTGAGCCCTAAAGGTGTGTTCACTGATGTTTGCATTGGTTACCCTGGTTCAATGCCTGATGATAGAGTGTTAGAGGAGTCTGCTTTGTTTAAGAGGGCTAATAGAGGGGCTTTGAAGAATGTTTGCATTGTTGGGAATTCTGGGCACCCTTTAATGGATTGGGTTCTGGTGCCTTACACGCACCAAAACTTGACTTGGACACAGCACGCTTTCAATGAGAAGATTGGGGAGATTCAAAGGGTTTCTAAAGAGGCATTTGCTAGACTGAAAGGGAGGTGGTCATGCTTGCAGAAGAGAACTGAAGTTAAGCTCCAGGACTTGCCAGTGGTCCTCGGGGCTTGTTGTGTGCTGCATAACATCTGTGAGATGAGAAATGAAGAGATGGGTCCAGAGCTGAAGTTTGATATTTTCGATGATGATATGATCCCTGAGAATAGTCTTAGATCTGCTGGTGCAATACAGGCCAGGGATCACATTGCTCACAATCTCTTGCATCATGGACTTGCTGGCACTTCCTTTCTTTAG